A genomic stretch from Caloenas nicobarica isolate bCalNic1 chromosome 3, bCalNic1.hap1, whole genome shotgun sequence includes:
- the LOC135987030 gene encoding solute carrier family 22 member 2-like → MPTLDDILENVGEFGRFQKQTFFALCLLSAAFTPVYVGVVFFGFIPEHRCFSPGAAELSQRCGWSLEEQLNHTVPEWGGHGTGFSSRCRRYEVDWNTTGVSCTDPIGSLVGNRSSIPLGPCQDGWVYDSPGTSLVTEFNLVCEDSWKLDLFQSSVNAGFFVGSINIGYIADRFGRKFCLLSTVLANIVCGILLVFVPTYLWIVILRFLQGLVSKGCWTAGYILVTEVVGPKYRRTAGILYQTAFSVGLLLFDAIAYAIPHWRWLQLTVTLPTCFFLLYYWCLSESPRWLISQGKNAKAMNIVRDMAKKNQKKMPSHFEDIKFEEEDGGKQSPSLIDLVRTPQMRKNTFILMYNWFTSSVLYQGLIMHMGVAAGNMYLDFLYSALVEFPASFIIIVTIDRIGRRYPWAAANLVAGAACLVTALIPEDIHWLKVIAACIGRMGITMAFEMVCFVNTELYPTYIRNLGVMVCSSLCDIGGVIVPFIVYRLVEVWHDLPLVVFTVIGLIAGGLVLLLPETKGRVLPETVEDVENFQRQSAPKAKKIYLHVQTSEVSHD, encoded by the exons ATGCCAACACTAGATGACATTCTAGAGAATGTTGGAGAGTTTGGCAGATTCCAGAAGCAAACCTTCTTTGCCCTGTGTCTGCTGTCTGCTGCCTTCACCCCTGTGTACGTGGGCGTCGTCTTCTTCGGGTTCATCCCCGAGCATCGCTGCTTCAGCCCCGGGGCGGCTGAGCTGAGCCAGCGATGTGGCTGGAgcctggaggagcagctgaatCACACGGTTCCCGAGTGGGGCGGCCATGGGACCGGTTTCAGCAGCCGCTGCAGGAGGTACGAGGTGGACTGGAACACGACGGGCGTCAGCTGCACCGACCCCATCGGCAGCCTCGTGGGCAACCGGAGCTCCATCCCCCTTGGTCCCTGCCAGGATGGCTGGGTCTATGACTCCCCAGGGACCTCTCTTGTGACCGAG TTTAACCTGGTGTGCGAGGACTCCTGGAAGCTGGACCTCTTTCAGTCTTCCGTGAAcgctgggttttttgttggctCCATAAACATTGGCTACATAGCAGACAG GTTTGGCCGTAAATTTTGCCTCTTGAGTACAGTTCTTGCAAACATTGTCTGTGGAATCCTTCTTGTCTTTGTGCCCACCTACCTGTGGATAGTCATCCTCCGCTTCTTGCAAGGGCTGGTCAGCAAGGGCTGCTGGACCGCAGGCTACATCCTGG TGACGGAAGTTGTCGGTCCGAAGTACCGGAGGACGGCGGGCATCCTCTACCAGACGGCCTTCTCTGTTGGGCTCCTGCTCTTCGATGCCATCGCTTACGCCATCCCTCACTGGCGGTGGCTGCAGCTCACCGTCACCCTGCCAACCTGCTTCTTCCTGCTCTACTACTG GTGCCTCTCAGAGTCTCCCAGGTGGCTGATATCtcaaggaaaaaatgcaaaagctatGAATATTGTCAGAGATATGGctaagaaaaatcagaaaaagatgCCTTCCCATTTTGAG GATATTAAATTTGAAGAGGAAGATGGTGGAAAGCAGAGTCCTTCACTCATTGACCTTGTCAGGACACCACAGATGAGGAAAAACACGTTCATTTTGATGTACAACTG GTTCACAAGCTCCGTCCTCTACCAGGGGCTCATCATGCACATGGGAGTAGCTGCTGGGAACATGTATCTAGATTTCCTCTATTCTGCACTTGTTGAGTTCCCGGCCTCCTTCATCATCATCGTCACCATCGACCGCATCGGCCGTCGCTACCCCTGGGCTGCAGCAAACCTggtggctggggctgcctgccTTGTCACAGCCCTGATCCCAGAGG acataCATTGGCTAAAAGTGATTGCTGCTTGCATCGGGAGAATGGGAATCACAATGGCCTTTGAAATGGTTTGCTTTGTAAACACTGAACTGTATCCAACATACATCAG GAACCTTGGGGTGATGGTCTGCTCCTCCCTGTGTGATATTGGTGGAGTCATCGTCCCTTTCATTGTCTACAGACTGGTGGAAGTCTGGCACGATCTGCCACTGGTAGTCTTCA CTGTTATTGGTTTGATCGCGGGTGGATTGGTGTTGCTTCTACCTGAAACTAAAGGAAGAGTTTTGCCTGAGACTGTTGAAGATGTTGAAAACTTTCAGAG GCAAAGTGCTCCAAAGGCCAAAAAAATCTATCTCCATGTCCAAACATCAGAAGTGTCACACGACTGA